Sequence from the Saccharopolyspora pogona genome:
TGCGGTACCAGAGCAGCTGCACGTTGGTGTTCTTCGGCGCCGCGTAGAGCTTGCCCTGCCAGGTGGCCGTTTCGAGCGGCCCCTGCAGGGTGCCGCGCGCCGCATCGGCCTTGTTCTCCCCCGTCCACTCCCGGATCCAGTTCGCCTCGGCGAACTCGCCCGTCCAGGTGACGTCCAGGTAGAGGATGTCCATGCCGGTGTCTCCGGCGGCCAGTCTGCGCACCATCTGCTCCCGCTGGCCGTCGGCGTCGCGGGGCAGCTTGTGGTAGACGATCTGGTACCGCCCACCTGCCTGGGCGTTGCAGCGGTCCACGTTCTGCTGCAGGTTCTCCTCGGGCGCGCTGTAGAGGTTCACGGTGTTCGCGCCGGAGGCCGGTACGCAGGCGGTCAGCACGGACGCGCACACCAGCGACGCGCCCAGCACTGCCGCTCTACGAGTGCGGCGAACTCTCACGGTCGGTCCTCCCAATTGCTGGTCACAGCCACGACCAAGCATTGGGGTGCCCACGCTTCGTCGCCTGCCACCACCGGCGGTGAGCCGGTGGTGGCAAGCTAGGCCTCTTGATCAGTCAAGGCAAGGCCGGTGCGCCCCTTGTTGCAAATACGTGAATGTGGGTCAAACCGGACGTCAGAGCGCTGCGCCAAAAGTCGCACCCAACTGCGATGATCGTTGGCGGCGGTCCGGCCGAACGCTGGCATCGCCGCCTCAACGTCCGATGGGCAGCCATCGGGCCCTGGTGAACCCGGTGGTCGCGATGGCCCACGCGATTACCCAGACCGCTCCGACCGCGAGCGCCGAGTACGTGGACCAACCGGCTGTGGGCGGGCCGAGGGTCGGCACGATGCCGAAGGCGCGCAGCGAGAAGCCGATCACGCCCGCTGCCATCACCGCGACGCCGAGCCACGACACCGCGACGAGCATCCAACGCACTACCGCGACCCTCCCGAGAGTGCGCCATGCAAGCAGCAGGGCGCAGATCGCGGTGAGCAGCCCGACGGCCGCATTGCCCAGCTGCGCGAGTGCGATCTGCTCGGGTTGCCAAGCGACGTAGGACGACGGCGGGGCCGGGAACCCGTGGATGCCGAGTTCCGCGCGAATAGCGAGAACGACCTTCGAGGCGGTGTACGCGAGAGCGCCCGCACATGCGATCAGGGCTGCGGTGGTCTGTCGTTTCATGCCTCGAATGCTCGCGATGCGCGCCTCGCCGATCCTCCCGCCGAGGAACGAACCGCCTCCCCCCGGAGAGGGAAGTCCCCGATAAAGCAGGACCCAGGCCCCTCATGGGTCCTGGGTCCGCCGGAAGTCGTGAGTGGCGCTGCCAAGACCACTCACGCTCACTGCGCCAGCGGCGGGCGCATGGCCAGTTTGGCGAGCAGGTCCCTGCCCTGTTCGGCGTGGCGGGGTTGGGCCAGCACGTCGTAGCGGCCCGCGACCAGCTGGCTGGCCGAGGAGAAGTCCCGGCGACCGCGGGTGGAGGCGTAGCCGACCGCCGCGAAGACCAGGCCGAACACGATGCCCGCGCCCAGGCCCACCAGCACCGGGCCGAACCAGTTGCCCTGCGGAGTGAACAGCCCCAGGATCAGGCCCACGAACAGGCCGAACCAGGCCCCGGACGCCGCGCCGCCACCGAGCACCCTGCTCCAGGTGAGCCGCCCAGTCACCCGTTCGACGAGCATCAGGTCGACGCCGACGATGGTCACCTCCTGGACCGGGAAGTCGCTGTCCGCCAGGTGGTCGACCGCGCGCTGCGCCTCTTCGTAGGTGCCGTAGGAGCCGATCGGCCAGCCGCTCGGCGGGGTGGGCAGGTTGGGTGTACCCGGCGCCTGCCGACCGGAGCCGGTGAACGGATTGGACACCGCTGACACCTCCGTTGATTGCTGCCATGGCGGGGACCGCGGAGAGGCGGGCGAGCCCGATTCCGGCATATTGTCCCCTACCCCATCAGGCTACCTCGTGGGTTCTCCCGGAGATCATGTCCGTCCGCGCGATCGCGCGCATCCGAAGTCCGGGAGGTCACTCGGCCGCTTCCCGGCGGACGACTGCGAACGTCAGCGCCGCGCACCCCAGAGCGGCCAACGCCAGGAGCACGAAACCCCAGCTGTAGTCGCCAGCCGAGCCGTAGATCGCGCCCATCACCAGCGGCGGGAAGAACCCGCCCAGGCCCGCCCGCGGCGCCCACCAGGCCGGTCACCGCGCCGACCTCGTCGGCCGGGGCCAGCTTGGCGACCAGCGCGAACACCGCCCCCGCACCGGCCCCGAGCACGGCGGCCAACCCCAGGAAGGCGATGGTGCCGAGCGGGGCGAGCGGCAGTTCGAAGGCGGCCAGGATCGCGAACAGCATGGCGAGCGAGCACGCGACGCCGAGCACGCTGGCCGGGTGCACGCGGTCGCAGAGCCAGCCGCCGACCGGCCTGGCGACCACGGCCAGCACCACGAACCCCGCCGTGCGCATCGATGCGTCGCTCGCGCTGAGGTCGTAGGCCGACTTGAGGTAGGTGGGGAGGTAGACGCTGAACGCCACGAACCCGCCGAAGGTCAACGCGTACAGCACCGACAGTTCCCAAGTCGCTGCCAGCCGCAGCGTTTCGACGGTGCGGTGAAGCGCCGAACCCGGCGGCACCACCCGATCCGCGGGGTCGCCGAGCAGCGCCCACGCCAGCACCGCCACCACGACCAGCGCCAGCGAGACGACGACGAACGGAGCGAGCGGCCCGAACGCATTGGCCAGCGGCAGCGTGGAGACGGAGGCGACCGCCGTGCCGCCGGTGCCGATGCCGAAGACGCCGAGCGCGATCCCGCGGTTCGCGGGCGGAAACCAGGCGTTGACCGCCGGGACGCCGACGGCGAAGGTGGTGCCGCCGAGGCCGAGCAGCACGCCACCGATCATCAGCACCGGCGGCGAATCGGGGAACAGACCGCAGGCTGATCAGGGTGAACATCGGCCGAGCGCCGTAGCGGTCGGTGAGCGAGCCGACCGGGATGCGGCCCACCGAGCCGATGATCACCGGCAGCGCCACGGAGCTGGCCGGCGCGCTGGACTGGTCGCGGCCCCCGCGCCAGATGATCGGCACCGCGTTCTGGTACCTCGCCACCGACCAGTGGCGCTACGACGCGCTGGGCGCCGACGAGCTGATGCACCCGCTGGGCCCGGGGCGGTTGTGGGGCGCGGCGATGGCCGACTGCATCGCCCGGTCGGCGCGGATGGGCTGGATGCCGTCGTACCCGACGTTCGACCGCACTCCGGACTTCCGGGTAGCACTGCCGCTGCACCCGGAATTCCGCACCATGCCGATGGTCTGGTACATCCCGCCGCTGTCGCCGGTGGTGGACAAGCTGGTGGAGACCGGCCACGACGGCGAGGACGTGGGCAACATCTTCGGCGCCATCGACGCCCTGCGGATCCCGGTCGAGTACCTGGCGGAACTCTTCACCGCCGGCGACGTGCAGCCGGTGACCGCGTCGCTGCGCAAACTGGGCGCGATGCGGTCGTACATGCGCGACATCAACCTCGGCCGCCCGCCGAACCCGGCCATCCCGGACGCCGCCGGGCTGAACGTCGAGCAGATCCAGCGGATGTACCGCCTGCTCGCGCTGGCGAAGTACGAGGAGCGCTACGTCATCCCGCAGGCGCACGCCGAACTCGCGGAGCAGCTCGACGAGCCGGGGTGCTCGCTGGACTACGAGGGCGGGCCGGAGACTGGCGGAGTCGCGTATTCAACTGTCGGTGCGACCCGAGGGCGCACGATGCAAGTGAGCGACCTGAGGGGAGGGATCGATGTCGATGGAGGTCGCTCGCCACGTCGGCAGTGACTTGGAAGGGCGGACCATGACGAGAGCAGTCGTTCAGCCTCGAAGCAACGAAGAACTGCTGGCCGATCGCGACTGGCAGAAGCTGGTCGCGCACCTCCACGACAACCTCGACCAACTCGTCGCCAACTTCCTCGCCGAGCTCGGCTCGCTGGCCAACTACGCCGGCGGTCTGGTCGACCGCGAAGACGTGGAGCGGACGGCGCACACCACCCTTGAGATGTTGACGCTCAGGCTGGGTGGGTGGCCGCTGCGCGAGGAGCACATCGGGGCGGCGCGCAGCGTGGGTATCCGCCGCGCTCGTCAGGGGGTCGGCCGCGACCACCTCTTCGATGCGGTGCGGATGGACTTCCGTGTGATCTGGTCCACTCTCACCCAGTACGCCGACGAGAGCATGGACGCCGCGCTGGTGCGCAATCTGAGCCACGTCATGGCGGTGGTCGACGAGTACGTCGTCGAGGTTCAGGACGCCTATCTCACCGAGAGTGCGATCCTGAGCCAGGACTCCAGACTGCACACCAACCGCTTCGTCAGCCGCCTCTTCGCGGCTGACCAGACCGGGAAGGACGTGGTCGACGACATCGCCCGCGCGCTTGGGGTCGCGTCCGACGCGACCTTCGAGGTCGTCCACATCGGCCGCGAAGGGGCGCTTGCAGTCCAGGGTGCGCTGGCGCACGGCACGCTCGACCCGACCTGGTTGACGCTCGACCGCGAGGGCGGCTATCTGCTGTTCCGTGAGCAGCGCGGCACGCCGGTCGACGAGTTCATCAGCTCGCAGCCCGGAGGCATCATCAAGGGTGTCAGTGGGCTCGCCGCTGTCCCGGCAGCCGCGTCCAGCGCGGCTCGACTGGCCGGCTTCTCCCGCTCGTTCGGAGACGGGCTGATCAGCTGGAAGGACGGCTGGATCGCAGCGGCGGCTCAGATCCTCGAACGCGAGATACCAGGCTTCGGTGGGGAGATCTCGACGTCCCTGGGCGCCTGCAAGGAGCACGATCGTGAGCGCATCGTCGAGTGCGTCATCACCTTCTGTCGCACCGGCTCAGTCAAGGCGACCGCCTCACGACTGAAGTGCCATCGGAACACCGTCGTGAACCGGCTGGCCTCTTTCCGGGAGCTGACAGGGCTCGACGTAGCGATTCCTCTCCAGGCAGCGACCGCGCTCGTGGCGCTGGCTCGAGAGCCCGCGATGTTCGCGTCTGCTCACGGTCGCGTAACCGCCGTGTGACCGATCCGGTCGTCTTGTGCACGTGCACAACAGGCGGCCGCCTGTGGCGCCAATGTGCCGCTTGTGAGCGGCGTAACGCTGCGTTTAGCGTGACGTCAATAGGCATTCGCCGACATGACTCACGAAGGATGCAATACCCATGACCGTTGCTGACATCGACGCCATTTCTTCTGTCATCGATGGCCAGAAGGTGACGCCGACGGGTGACTCGCTGCCGGTCGTCGACCCCACGACTGGCCACCTTCTGGGCAGTTACCGCGCGAACACCATCACCGAGCTCGACGAGGCGTTCGCCGCGGCCTCTCGCGCATTCAAGTCCTGGCGGCGATCGACTCCCGCAACTCGGCAGTCGCTGCTCCTCGCCCTGGCGACCAGCATCGAAGAGCACGCCGATGAGCTCCTCGACGCTGAGGTCGCCCAGACGGGCAAGCCCCGCGCCGTCACCCGGACGCTCGAGATCCTTCGTGTCGCCGACCAGCTCCGCTTCTTCGCTGGAGCGGCTCGGGTCATGACCGGATCGCCGCAAGCCGAGTACGTCGAGGGCTTCAGCTCGACGATCCGCCGGGAGCCGATCGGTGTGATCGCGCAGATCACCCCGTGGAACTACCCGCTCATGATGGCGGTCTGGAAGATCGCCCCGGCCCTGGCGGCAGGCAACACCGTGGTGCTCAAACCGGCCGAGACGACGCCCGTGACCACCGTGATGCTGGCCGAGCTCGCCGCGTCGATCTTCCCTCCCGGCGTCCTCAACGTGGTGCTCGGCGGCCGCGAGATCGGGAAGGCGATGTCGGAGCACCCCGCCGTCGACATGGTGGCGATCACGGGAAGCGTGCGCGCGGGGTCTGAGGTCATGCAGAGCGCAGCCGCAACGTCAACCAACGTGCACCTCGAGCTGGGAGGCAAGGCGCCGGCCGTCGTCTTCGCCGACGCGGACCTGGACGCCGCCGCCGCCGGGATCGCCTCAGCCGGATTCTTCAACGCCGGCCAGGACTGCACCGCCGCCACCCGCGTCATCGTCGAGGAGTCCGTGCGCGGGGAGCTCACCGCCAGGCTGGTCGAGCAAGCGGCACGGCTGCGGCCCGGGATGCCCGACGACTCCGGCACCTTCCTCGGCCCCCTGAACAGCAAGGCCCAGTACGACCGGGTGCAGAGCGTCCTCGACCGCCTTCCCGAGCACGTCACCGTCGCATGTGGCGGCAAGCTCAGCTCGGAGGGGTACTTCGCCGAGCCCACCGTGCTCACGAACGTCCGCCAGGACGACGAGGTAGTCCAGTCCGAGCTGTTCGCACCGATCCTGACCGTCCAGGGCTTCACCGACACCGACGAAGCGCTGGCCCTGGCCAACGGAGTCGACTATGCGCTCGCCTCGTCGCTGTGGACCTCGGATCACGGGCGCGCGACCGCGCTGGCCGGTGACCTCGACTTCGGAACCGTCTGGGTCAACTGCCACCAGGTGCTGCCCGCCGAGGCCCCACACGGCGGCTTCAAGCGGTCCGGGTTCGGCAAGGACCTCTCGATCTACGGGCTTGAGGACTACACCCGGATCAAGCACGTCATGAGCTCGCACACCTCCTGACGCTCCGACGTCAAAGGCGCCGCGCGATCCGACCATCACCGGCCAGCCCTCACCTCACCTCACTTCCGGTTGAGCGCCGGACCCTCACCCTCAGGAGAACTGCTGTGATTTCCATGCCCAAAATCAGGTCAACGTCCGTCGCAGCTATCGCGGCTTCCGCGCTGGTGCTCGGCCTCGCCGGATGCGCGCAGCAGGGCGACGCCTCCAACGCCGTCAACAGTAACTGCAAGAAGACCTACACCGTCGGGTTCAGCAACCCCTACAGCGAGGCGGTGTCGGTCAAGGCCATCAAGAAGTTCGTGCAGAAGCGCGCCGAAGAGCAGGGCTGCGTCAAGGCGCTCCTGGACAACACCACGGCGGCAAACCTCGAATCGCAGCGCTCCACGATCGAGGGCTGGATCACCCAGAAGGTGGACGCGATCGTGGTCCTCCCCGTGGACGCCACCGCGCTCGTCAGTCTGCAGAAGAGGGCGCAAACCCAGGGCACGAAGTGGCTCACCTACTCCTCCGAGATGAAGGGCCAGGACGGCAGCGTCGGCTTCGACTCCCACGAGGGCGGCAAGCTCATCGCCGACGACATGACCGCCTGGCTCCAGAAGCACTATCCCCACGGGGGCGTCTCGGCGGCCGTCACCACGCTGGTCAATCTGCCGGGATTCGCCGGCCGCACGATCGAGACAGTCAACGCCCTGAACAAGCTCAACATCCCCATCGTGTCCAAGCAGGACTGCGCCGACTCCGGATGCGGTCTGCAGATCGCCGAGGACGCCCTTCGTGAGCACCCGGACCTGCGGGTCTTCATCGGCCTCAACGACGATGCCGGAGTCGGTGCCCTCAAGGCGTTCCAGAATGCTGGCCTGAACCCTGACGACGTCTACATCGCCGGTGCTGACGGAGCACAGGAGGCCCTCGAGGCGATCAAGAAGGGGACCGCGTACAAGGCGTCTGCTGCCTGGCCGCTCAAGGAGCTCGGCACCGCGATCGTGGACCTGTCGATCGCAGCGGTCGATGGCAAGGGCTCCGCGGACAGCACCCTGCACCACGTGCTGGCGACGCCGCGGAACCCGGCGGATGTCGACCAGCTGCTCGACGCCTTCTCGGCCAAGTGACCTGAAAATGTCCGATCGTTCACCGACCGCGGAAGGAAGGTTGCCGTGAACACCACTCTGGCGACGAGCACGCTCCGCATGGAGCTACGCGGGCTGCGGAAGTCGTATGGCTCCAACGAGGTCCTCAAGGGCGTGGACCTGAAGATCGAGTCCGGCCGCGTGCATGCGTTGCTCGGCGCCAACGGGGCAGGCAAGTCCACGCTGCTCGCATGCCTCAGCGGCGCGGAGCACCCCGACTCGGGCACCGTCGTGACCGAGGACCGCACCTATCACGGGTTCACCCCGCGGACCGCGTTCGAAGCGGGCACGGCCATCATCTACCAGCACTTCCAGCTGGTCGGACCGCTCAGCGTCGCCGAGAACGTCTTCCTGGGGAACGAGCTCACGCGCCGCGGGAAGCTCGACCGTGATGCCCAGGTGCGGGAGGCAGGAGCGCTGCTGAAGGAGCTCGACGTCGACATCGACCCGCGCGTGCCGGTCGAGACGCTCAGCGTCGGACAGCAACAAGTGGTGGAGATCGTCCGTGCGCTCCGCCGCAATCCGAACGTCCTGATCCTCGACGAGCCCACCGCCGCCCTCGGAAAGCACGAGGTCGAGGTGTTGCTCGACCTCGTCCGCCGGCTCGCCCGCGAACGGAACATGGCGATCGTCTACGTGACGCACCTGCTGCGCGAGATCGTGCAGATCGCAGACACCGTGTCCGTGCTGCGCGACGGTGCAGTGTTCTTCACCCGGCCGGCCCCTGAGTTGTCGATCGACGACCTCGTCGACGCCATCTCCCCGGACCGGACGACCGCCACCCAGAACCGCGCGGCGAAGACGCTCGACCGGCCGATGCTGCGGCTTGAGGACTACCAGTGCGCCTACACGGGGCCGATCACGCTGACCGTTCACGCGGGCGAGATCGTCGGGCTCTTCGGACTGCTCGGCTCGGGGCGCACCAACCTGCTCGAAACGCTCGTCGGCGCCAGCCCCCACCTCGCAGGTGAGGTGACGCTCGACGGCCGCCCCGTCAGCCCTCGTTCTCCATCGGCCGCCCAGGCCGTCGGCATCTCGCTGGTCGCCTCCGACCGGAAGGCGCAGTCGCTGTTCCCAGGCATGTCCGCCCTCGAGAACGTCCTGATGCCGCATTTCAACCGACTGGCACGAGGTCTTCGACGTCGGCGCGCCGAGTCCGAGGCGTTCGACGGCACCGCCGCCGACGTCCAGCTCCACCCGAACAACCCGCGGCTCGACGTCACCAGCTTCTCGGGCGGCAACGCGCAGAAGCTCGCCGTCGCTCGGTGGGTCGACGATCTCAGCAGCACCCGAGTGCTGCTGCTCGATGAGCCGACGCAGGGCGTGGACATCGGCGCACGCCACGAGCTGTACGAACTCATCCGCGCCTTCGCCGCGCGGCAGGGACACGCCGTGCTCGTCGCGAGCGGCGATCCGGAGGAAGTGGTCGCACTCGCCGATCGGGTCGTGGTCCTCGCCGACGGTTCCGTCGCCGGCGTCCTCAGGCCGGAGGACGGCGAGGAGGCGATCATCGCGCTCGCGCAGAGCGTCGACTTTCAGAACGAAGGAAGTGCGAAATGAGCACCATCACCGAGACGTCAGCACCTCAGACCCGAACGGGCGACACCACCCGGCCGGGCATCTCCGGCCGATGGCTGAAGCTGATCGATCTGTTCATGCCCATCGCCGCCGTGGCGCTGATCGTGTACTTCGGCGTCGCGACCCAGTCGTTCCTGACCACGGCCAACTTTACGGCGATGCTGACCCAGAACGCGACGACGTTCATCGTCGCCGTCGTGGCTGCCCTTCTGCTCATGGCCGGCTACGTCGACCTCTCGGTCGGGTCCGTCATGGCGGTCTCAGCCGTGGCCGCGGGCCTGACCTTCAATGGCGCAGGGTTCGTGCCCGGGATCGTCGTCGGGCTGCTGGTGGGGCTTCTCTGCGGGCTGGCCAACGGCGTCCTGATCGGCTGGATGGGGCTGTCGCCGATCGTCGTCACGCTGGGCATGCTCGCCGCGGCGCGAGGCGTGGCTCAATTCCTCGCACCTGACTCCCTCTACGGCTTCCCGCCGCAGGTCTCCGAGTTCGGATCAGGATCCTTCCTCGGGGTCTCCTACCTGGGGTGGACCGCCATCGTCGTCGCGGTGTGCGCTCTGGTCGTCCTCAACTGGCTGCCGCTGGGCCGCCGTATCGTCGCGATCGGCGTCAACCCGCGCGCGGCCTATCTGGTCGGCATCCGCGTCAAGCCCATCGTCATCGGCCTGTACGTCGTCCTCGGGCTGCTCGTCGGTCTCTCCGGCATTCTGCAGGGCGCCCGACTCGACAGCGTGCCGTCCGGAACCCTCGGCGTCGGATTCGAGGTGACGGTGCTGACGGCGATCCTCGTCGGCGGCGTGCCGTTCACCGGTGGCCCCGGCAGCGTGCTGCGCGTCCTCCTCGGCGTCGTCATCATCGCGATCCTGCGCAACGGCCTCACACTGCTCAACTACGGCCCCGACACCGCCGGCATCTTCACCGGCGCCGTCCTGGTAGCGGCTGCCGGTCTCGAGACCGTCCGGTACTGGATCAAGCAGAAGCTCTGACCCGACCGTTGCGCTCTTCATCCATCACCACAAGAAAGGCGACACCATGACTGAACTCGCCGACCTCGAGAAGCGCATCCTCCGGTTGGAGGAGCAGGCCCGGATCGTCGAAGACATCGAGGCGATCCGCGCGCTCAAGGGCGCCTATGCCGAGGCGTGCGACCTGGGTTACGACCCCGACGCGATGGCAGCCCTCTTCACCGAGGACGCCGTCTGGGAGTTCACGAACAGCTGGGGCGTCCACCGTGGCCACGCCGAGATCCGGAAGTTCATGGAGAACGTCGGCCAGGAGATCCTCTGGGCCCTCCACTACATGATCGGCCCCGTGATCACGGTCCACGACGAGACCACGGCGAGCGGCAAGTGGTACATCCTCGAGCTCGCCACCATGACGGGGGTGAGCGACCCCGCGGAGCGTGACGCCGTGATCCTTTCCGGAACCTATGCGGACCAGTACGAGAAGGTCGATGGTGTCTGGAAGTTCAAGCACGTGAAGGTGAACATCGGCCAGTCGTCCAACCTCGACCAGGGCTGGGTCCGCCAGCAGTTCCGCAGCTGACCAGATCCACGACAGACACATCGGAGGACCAATGAGAGTCGACCTTCGCGGAAGTCGGGACGACCTGTCGCTCGAGGAGCGAATCGCCCGCATCGAGGACACCCTCGCGATCCGCACGCTCTGGGCACACTACGCACACCTTGCTGACACCGAGGACTCCGGCGACTCCATCTCGGAACTGCATACCGAGACCGCGGTATGGGAGGCCCACGGCCCCGGCAACTTCGGTCGGTACGAGGGACGGGCTGCGATTCGCTCCTTCTTCGAGAACCTCTACGCCGTTTCACCGTTCCGTCACCACGCCATGACGAACGACTACCTCGACCTGTCGGATGACCGGGTCCGCGCCACCGGGCGCTGGAAGCTGACGGACCTGTGCACGATGGCCGCCGGCGAGCCCGCCGCAGTCCTTCTGCTGGGTGACTACGAGGCCGAGTTCGCCAAGGTCGACGGGGTCTGGTGCATCGACGCGGTGCATCTGCGGAGCACCGCGTGGTCGGACTGGTCCCAAGGTTGGGTCGCCCAACCCGACCGCGACGCGGAGTAGCCCTGCACGGTCTGTCAAACCCGCCCGCTGCGTCGCGTCGCGCGTCGCACGCGAAGCACCACCTTCGCGTGCGACGTGACGCGGCATGCCCGCAGACCGCCCGATCAAGTCGGGCAACCAAAATGATGGAGAGATGTGAGTGTTCGACCTCATCATCCGAAACGCGAACGTGATCACCATGGATCACCGCCGGCCCCGCGCAAGAGACGTCGCCATCTTCGGGGGACGGATCGCCGCCATCGACGCCGACATCCCGGCATCAGCCAAGGCCGGCCACGTGATCGACGCGCGTGGAGAGACCCTGCTTCCGGGATTCCACGACGCCCACAATCACATGGGTTGGTTCGGGCTCTCGCTCGATGAAGTCGATCTGAGCGGCGCAGCCGGCCTC
This genomic interval carries:
- a CDS encoding nuclear transport factor 2 family protein codes for the protein MRVDLRGSRDDLSLEERIARIEDTLAIRTLWAHYAHLADTEDSGDSISELHTETAVWEAHGPGNFGRYEGRAAIRSFFENLYAVSPFRHHAMTNDYLDLSDDRVRATGRWKLTDLCTMAAGEPAAVLLLGDYEAEFAKVDGVWCIDAVHLRSTAWSDWSQGWVAQPDRDAE
- a CDS encoding helix-turn-helix domain-containing protein, which produces MSMEVARHVGSDLEGRTMTRAVVQPRSNEELLADRDWQKLVAHLHDNLDQLVANFLAELGSLANYAGGLVDREDVERTAHTTLEMLTLRLGGWPLREEHIGAARSVGIRRARQGVGRDHLFDAVRMDFRVIWSTLTQYADESMDAALVRNLSHVMAVVDEYVVEVQDAYLTESAILSQDSRLHTNRFVSRLFAADQTGKDVVDDIARALGVASDATFEVVHIGREGALAVQGALAHGTLDPTWLTLDREGGYLLFREQRGTPVDEFISSQPGGIIKGVSGLAAVPAAASSAARLAGFSRSFGDGLISWKDGWIAAAAQILEREIPGFGGEISTSLGACKEHDRERIVECVITFCRTGSVKATASRLKCHRNTVVNRLASFRELTGLDVAIPLQAATALVALAREPAMFASAHGRVTAV
- a CDS encoding aminobutyraldehyde dehydrogenase, whose amino-acid sequence is MTVADIDAISSVIDGQKVTPTGDSLPVVDPTTGHLLGSYRANTITELDEAFAAASRAFKSWRRSTPATRQSLLLALATSIEEHADELLDAEVAQTGKPRAVTRTLEILRVADQLRFFAGAARVMTGSPQAEYVEGFSSTIRREPIGVIAQITPWNYPLMMAVWKIAPALAAGNTVVLKPAETTPVTTVMLAELAASIFPPGVLNVVLGGREIGKAMSEHPAVDMVAITGSVRAGSEVMQSAAATSTNVHLELGGKAPAVVFADADLDAAAAGIASAGFFNAGQDCTAATRVIVEESVRGELTARLVEQAARLRPGMPDDSGTFLGPLNSKAQYDRVQSVLDRLPEHVTVACGGKLSSEGYFAEPTVLTNVRQDDEVVQSELFAPILTVQGFTDTDEALALANGVDYALASSLWTSDHGRATALAGDLDFGTVWVNCHQVLPAEAPHGGFKRSGFGKDLSIYGLEDYTRIKHVMSSHTS
- a CDS encoding sugar ABC transporter ATP-binding protein, with translation MNTTLATSTLRMELRGLRKSYGSNEVLKGVDLKIESGRVHALLGANGAGKSTLLACLSGAEHPDSGTVVTEDRTYHGFTPRTAFEAGTAIIYQHFQLVGPLSVAENVFLGNELTRRGKLDRDAQVREAGALLKELDVDIDPRVPVETLSVGQQQVVEIVRALRRNPNVLILDEPTAALGKHEVEVLLDLVRRLARERNMAIVYVTHLLREIVQIADTVSVLRDGAVFFTRPAPELSIDDLVDAISPDRTTATQNRAAKTLDRPMLRLEDYQCAYTGPITLTVHAGEIVGLFGLLGSGRTNLLETLVGASPHLAGEVTLDGRPVSPRSPSAAQAVGISLVASDRKAQSLFPGMSALENVLMPHFNRLARGLRRRRAESEAFDGTAADVQLHPNNPRLDVTSFSGGNAQKLAVARWVDDLSSTRVLLLDEPTQGVDIGARHELYELIRAFAARQGHAVLVASGDPEEVVALADRVVVLADGSVAGVLRPEDGEEAIIALAQSVDFQNEGSAK
- a CDS encoding ABC transporter permease; its protein translation is MSTITETSAPQTRTGDTTRPGISGRWLKLIDLFMPIAAVALIVYFGVATQSFLTTANFTAMLTQNATTFIVAVVAALLLMAGYVDLSVGSVMAVSAVAAGLTFNGAGFVPGIVVGLLVGLLCGLANGVLIGWMGLSPIVVTLGMLAAARGVAQFLAPDSLYGFPPQVSEFGSGSFLGVSYLGWTAIVVAVCALVVLNWLPLGRRIVAIGVNPRAAYLVGIRVKPIVIGLYVVLGLLVGLSGILQGARLDSVPSGTLGVGFEVTVLTAILVGGVPFTGGPGSVLRVLLGVVIIAILRNGLTLLNYGPDTAGIFTGAVLVAAAGLETVRYWIKQKL
- a CDS encoding MFS transporter, whose translation is MIGGVLLGLGGTTFAVGVPAVNAWFPPANRGIALGVFGIGTGGTAVASVSTLPLANAFGPLAPFVVVSLALVVVAVLAWALLGDPADRVVPPGSALHRTVETLRLAATWELSVLYALTFGGFVAFSVYLPTYLKSAYDLSASDASMRTAGFVVLAVVARPVGGWLCDRVHPASVLGVACSLAMLFAILAAFELPLAPLGTIAFLGLAAVLGAGAGAVFALVAKLAPADEVGAVTGLVGAAGGPGRVLPAAGDGRDLRLGWRLQLGFRAPGVGRSGVRGADVRSRPPGSGRVTSRTSDARDRADGHDLRENPRGSLMG
- a CDS encoding sugar ABC transporter substrate-binding protein — translated: MPKIRSTSVAAIAASALVLGLAGCAQQGDASNAVNSNCKKTYTVGFSNPYSEAVSVKAIKKFVQKRAEEQGCVKALLDNTTAANLESQRSTIEGWITQKVDAIVVLPVDATALVSLQKRAQTQGTKWLTYSSEMKGQDGSVGFDSHEGGKLIADDMTAWLQKHYPHGGVSAAVTTLVNLPGFAGRTIETVNALNKLNIPIVSKQDCADSGCGLQIAEDALREHPDLRVFIGLNDDAGVGALKAFQNAGLNPDDVYIAGADGAQEALEAIKKGTAYKASAAWPLKELGTAIVDLSIAAVDGKGSADSTLHHVLATPRNPADVDQLLDAFSAK
- a CDS encoding nuclear transport factor 2 family protein translates to MTELADLEKRILRLEEQARIVEDIEAIRALKGAYAEACDLGYDPDAMAALFTEDAVWEFTNSWGVHRGHAEIRKFMENVGQEILWALHYMIGPVITVHDETTASGKWYILELATMTGVSDPAERDAVILSGTYADQYEKVDGVWKFKHVKVNIGQSSNLDQGWVRQQFRS
- a CDS encoding general stress protein, which gives rise to MSNPFTGSGRQAPGTPNLPTPPSGWPIGSYGTYEEAQRAVDHLADSDFPVQEVTIVGVDLMLVERVTGRLTWSRVLGGGAASGAWFGLFVGLILGLFTPQGNWFGPVLVGLGAGIVFGLVFAAVGYASTRGRRDFSSASQLVAGRYDVLAQPRHAEQGRDLLAKLAMRPPLAQ